From one Enterobacter kobei genomic stretch:
- a CDS encoding 1-acylglycerol-3-phosphate O-acyltransferase codes for MLFIIRSIIIVVYSILLSIFGCIYCLFSPRNPKHVATFGHMFGRLAPALGLKVETRVPPNAAEFGNAIYICNHQNNYDMVTASSIVQPPTVTVGKKSLIWIPFFGLLYWLTGNLLIDRNNRAKAHGTIAQVVKNIQKRNISIWMFPEGTRSRGRGLLPFKTGAFHAAIAAGVPVIPVCVSTTSNKISLNRWNNGHVIVEMMQPVDTTKFGKDQVRELAVHCRALMENKIAELDQEVAARNAAGKR; via the coding sequence ATGCTGTTTATTATTCGATCTATTATTATTGTGGTTTACAGCATTCTGCTGTCTATTTTTGGCTGTATTTACTGTCTGTTCAGTCCACGAAATCCGAAGCACGTCGCCACTTTTGGCCATATGTTTGGTCGCCTTGCACCGGCGCTCGGCCTGAAGGTTGAAACCCGCGTGCCGCCGAATGCCGCTGAGTTTGGCAATGCCATTTATATCTGTAATCACCAAAATAATTACGATATGGTCACCGCCTCCAGCATCGTGCAGCCGCCGACCGTTACCGTGGGCAAAAAAAGCCTTATCTGGATCCCCTTCTTCGGCCTGCTGTACTGGCTTACCGGTAACCTGCTGATCGATCGCAATAACCGCGCCAAAGCACACGGTACAATCGCCCAGGTGGTGAAGAACATTCAGAAGCGTAATATCTCAATCTGGATGTTCCCGGAAGGTACCCGCAGCCGTGGCCGTGGCCTGCTGCCGTTCAAAACCGGCGCGTTTCATGCCGCCATTGCTGCCGGCGTGCCGGTGATCCCGGTGTGCGTGTCCACCACCTCGAATAAAATCAGCCTCAACCGCTGGAATAACGGTCATGTGATCGTCGAGATGATGCAGCCTGTGGATACCACTAAGTTTGGTAAAGACCAGGTGCGTGAACTGGCAGTACACTGCCGGGCATTAATGGAAAATAAAATCGCCGAGCTTGACCAGGAAGTCGCCGCGCGTAATGCCGCCGGAAAGCGTTAA
- the parC gene encoding DNA topoisomerase IV subunit A, giving the protein MSDMAERLALHEFTENAYLNYSMYVIMDRALPFIGDGLKPVQRRIVYAMSELGLNNSAKFKKSARTVGDVLGKYHPHGDSACYEAMVLMAQPFSYRYPLVDGQGNWGAPDDPKSFAAMRYTESRLSKYAELLLGELGQGTVEWQPNFDGTMQEPKMLPARLPNILLNGTTGIAVGMATDIPPHNLREVAKAAITLIEQPKTTLDELLDIVQGPDYPTEAEIITSRAEIRKIYQNGRGSVRMRAIWKKEDGAVVITALPHQVSGARVLEQIAAQMRNKKLPMVDDLRDESDHENPTRLVVVPRSNRVDMDQVMNHLFATTDLEKSYRINLNMIGLDGRPSVKNLLEILSEWLVFRRDTVRRRLNHRLEKVLKRLHILEGLLVAFLNIDEVIEIIRTEDEPKPALMSKFGISETQAEAILELKLRHLAKLEEVKIRGEQAELEKERDQLQGILASERKMSNLLKKELQADADAFGDDRRSPLHEREEAKAMSEHDMLPSEPVTIVLSQSGWVRSAKGHDIDAQGLSYKAGDGWKASVKGKSNQPVVFIDTTGRSYAIDPITLPSARGQGEPLTGKLTLPPGASVEHMVMAGEEQKLLMASDAGYGFVCTFNDLIARNRAGKALITLPENARVMPPLEIVDDSDMLLAITAAGRMLMFPVSDLPQLSKGKGNKIISIPSAEAAKGEDSLAHLYLLPPQSTLTIHVGKRKIKLRPEELQKVHGERGRRGTLMRGLQRIDRVEIDSPHRASPGDSEE; this is encoded by the coding sequence ATGAGCGATATGGCAGAGCGCCTTGCGCTGCATGAATTCACGGAAAACGCCTACTTAAACTATTCCATGTACGTCATCATGGATCGGGCGCTGCCGTTTATTGGTGATGGCCTGAAACCCGTTCAGCGCCGCATCGTGTATGCGATGTCAGAGCTCGGCCTTAACAACAGCGCCAAATTCAAAAAGTCGGCCCGTACCGTAGGTGACGTGCTGGGTAAATATCACCCGCACGGCGACAGCGCCTGTTACGAAGCCATGGTGCTGATGGCGCAGCCGTTCTCTTACCGCTATCCGCTGGTGGACGGCCAGGGCAACTGGGGCGCGCCGGACGATCCGAAGTCCTTCGCCGCCATGCGTTATACCGAATCCCGCCTCTCTAAATATGCCGAGCTGCTGCTGGGCGAACTGGGGCAGGGCACGGTGGAATGGCAGCCGAACTTTGACGGCACCATGCAAGAGCCGAAAATGCTGCCTGCGCGTCTGCCGAATATTCTGCTGAATGGCACCACCGGCATCGCGGTCGGTATGGCGACGGACATTCCGCCGCATAACCTGCGCGAAGTGGCGAAAGCGGCGATCACGCTGATCGAACAGCCGAAAACCACGCTCGATGAGCTGCTGGATATTGTGCAGGGTCCGGATTACCCGACCGAAGCGGAAATCATCACCTCGCGGGCGGAAATCCGCAAAATCTACCAGAACGGGCGCGGCTCGGTGCGTATGCGCGCGATCTGGAAAAAAGAAGACGGTGCCGTGGTGATCACCGCGCTGCCGCATCAGGTTTCCGGCGCGCGCGTGCTGGAACAAATCGCCGCCCAGATGCGCAATAAAAAGCTGCCGATGGTCGACGACCTGCGCGATGAATCCGATCACGAAAACCCGACGCGTCTGGTGGTTGTGCCACGCTCGAACCGGGTGGATATGGATCAGGTGATGAACCACCTGTTCGCCACCACCGATCTGGAAAAAAGCTATCGCATTAACCTGAACATGATCGGGCTGGACGGGCGTCCGTCGGTGAAAAACCTGCTGGAGATCCTCTCCGAGTGGCTGGTCTTCCGCCGCGATACCGTGCGTCGCCGTCTGAATCATCGCCTGGAAAAAGTGCTCAAGCGCCTGCATATCCTCGAAGGTTTGCTGGTGGCGTTCCTCAACATTGATGAAGTGATTGAGATCATCCGCACCGAGGACGAGCCGAAGCCGGCGCTGATGTCGAAGTTTGGCATCAGCGAAACCCAGGCCGAAGCGATCCTTGAGCTGAAATTACGTCACCTCGCGAAGCTCGAAGAAGTGAAAATCCGCGGCGAGCAGGCCGAGCTTGAGAAAGAGCGCGACCAGCTGCAGGGCATTCTCGCTTCCGAGCGCAAAATGAGTAACCTGCTGAAGAAAGAACTGCAGGCCGATGCCGACGCCTTTGGCGACGATCGCCGCTCGCCGCTGCACGAACGTGAAGAAGCGAAGGCGATGAGCGAGCACGACATGCTGCCGTCCGAGCCGGTGACCATTGTGCTGTCCCAGTCTGGCTGGGTGCGCAGCGCCAAAGGTCACGACATCGACGCACAGGGGCTGAGCTACAAAGCGGGCGATGGCTGGAAAGCCTCCGTCAAAGGCAAGAGCAACCAGCCGGTGGTGTTTATTGATACCACCGGACGCAGCTACGCTATCGATCCGATCACGCTGCCTTCTGCGCGCGGGCAGGGCGAGCCGCTGACCGGTAAACTGACGCTGCCGCCGGGCGCGTCTGTGGAACATATGGTGATGGCGGGCGAAGAGCAGAAACTGCTGATGGCGTCGGACGCGGGCTACGGCTTCGTCTGTACCTTCAACGATCTGATCGCCCGTAACCGCGCCGGTAAAGCGCTGATCACCCTGCCGGAAAACGCCCGTGTGATGCCGCCGCTGGAAATCGTCGACGACAGCGATATGCTGCTGGCGATCACCGCAGCCGGACGCATGCTGATGTTCCCGGTCAGCGATTTGCCGCAGTTGTCAAAAGGCAAGGGTAATAAGATCATCAGCATTCCGTCGGCAGAGGCCGCGAAAGGCGAAGACAGCCTCGCGCACCTGTATCTGCTGCCGCCGCAAAGTACGCTGACCATCCACGTGGGCAAACGCAAAATCAAACTGCGTCCGGAAGAGTTGCAGAAAGTGCACGGTGAGCGCGGACGTCGCGGCACGCTGATGCGCGGCCTGCAACGCATCGACCGCGTGGAGATTGACTCACCGCATCGCGCAAGCCCTGGCGACAGCGAAGAGTAA